The region CAATGGAAACATAAGATTCCTCAAACATTTTTACATGAGGTCGTATTTTGGTATGAACAGTAATAATACCATTATTGCTTTCAATATCAACTACTTTACCAACTTCCATACCGGCATACCGCACAACATTACCGGGTTTTAAGCCATTAACCTGGTCAAAAATAATATTTATTTCATAACCCTTTTCATGGAAGCTATAACCCCCCAGAAAAATAACCATATATGCTAGTAGCGCCATTCCAACTATTGTAATCGCGCCTACCTTTGCTTCAGTCTTCAATCTCCAGCACCTCATTTTCATGAACTAGTTGTTTAATATTTTTATAATCACCTATAAATTTTTGCACAATATCATTATCTGACTCTTTTATCGCCGCCGTTGATCCTTCGGCAATAATCTTCCCTTCATAAATCATAATTATTCTATCGGCAATCGCAAAAGCACTGGCCATATTATGGGTAACAACAACAGATACCCCACCAATTATTTTTTGCGTATTCATAATCGTTTTATCAATTTTAGCAGACATAATCGGATCTAACCCGGCAGTCGGTTCATCATATAAAATGATTTGTGGATTGATAGCAATCGCCCGAGCTAAGCTAACACGTTTTTTCATTCCACCTGACAATTGATTCGGCATAAAATCTTCTTTGCCTACCAATCCCACAACTCTTAACTTCTCCTTAACAATTGCTTGAATTTCTTTATTAGACAGCTTAGTATGCTGCCTTAAGCCAAAGGCCACATTTTCTCCCACCGATAAGAAATCAAATAAGGCGGAATATTGAAAAACCATCCCCATTTTTAATCTAACTTTATTTAAAGCATTTTCTTTATATTGTGATATTTCCTCATTTTCTATCCAAATTTCGCCCGCAGAAGGCTTAGTCAACCCTACCATCAACCTTAATAACGTACTTTTGCCAGAGCCACTAGGTCCGATAATGGCCACAGTTTCCCCCGGTGCTACCGTTAAATTGATATTATCTAAAACCACTTTCTTATCATATTCCATTTTAATGTTAACAAGCTTTATCATAAAAGTACTCCTAGCGATACAAAATCAACGATAAAAAATAATTCAAAATAAAAATAGCAATGATTGAATTAACGACTGAACCAGTTGTTGCTTTACCAACCCCTACCGCTCCATTTGGCGCAGTGAGCCCTTTGTAACAACCTACGAGAGCAATTATGGCACCAAAAACAGCTCCTTTAATCAAACCACCAGTGACGTCATTGACTACCGTGAATACTTTTATTGACTGAAAATAAGTCAAAGAATTTATATCAGCATAAAGTGTCGCCACTAAATAACCACCAAAAGTACCAATCATGTCCGCAAAAACAACTAAGAGTGGCAACATTAACACACAGGCAATTAATCTTGGAACCACCAAATATGCCACCGGATTAGTAGCCATAACCTTCAATGCATCAATTTGTTCAGTAACCTTCATTGAACCTATTTCCGCAGTAATAGCCGCACCAACCCTTCCGGCAGTAACAACACCCGTCAACACCGGCGCCAACTCACGCCCCATTGCAATCGCCACAACTCCACCTACTGAAGATTGTGCACCGTACTTTATAAACTCATGCGCCGTTTGTAAAGTTAAAACCATTCCGGTAAATAAAATTGTCAATAAAACAATAGGCAATGTATCAGCCCCTAAATGTGCCATTTGTTGAAAAATGTGTTTTATATTGGGGCGCTTTTTAAAGTGGTAGACAGTCTCCAGTAATAACAAGACGATGGAGCCTATATACTCTAAAATTTCTAAAACAAAACTTCCTATTCCTTCTAAAAGCCTCATTATCCAGACTCCATTCTCTATAAGTTAATATTATTTTATTCAATATTTTTTTGAAAACACCTGCTTTTATTATTTTTTATAGTAAATTAATTGTATAATATCTTTTTTATTCCATTAAAAAAAATAAATAAAACTACCAATTAAGGTAGTTTTATTTATCAATTTATTGTAATTGCTGTTTCGACAACATTTTCAATAATATAGTCAGTAGACACTCTTACTTTATTATCGTTAATATTAGTGGCTTTAGGTTCAATTTTCTTGTTTTCAGTTTTAATAACTTTTTTTACAACTTTTTCATTAGGTTTTTGACCAGGCTCCGGCAGTGGTGGCAAAATATCAATAATCACTTCATTATTACGCCCGGAATTTTCAAAGTCAGCCACAACTTTTTCCAAAGTCTTATTCTTGTTTTCTTCAGTCACAAGATCAATCCCTTGTTGCTTCAGTAGTAATACCGGCAACGGAATTAACCCTCCGCCCCTAACTTCTAAATTAAGGACTCCTTTAGGTTGATTTTTATCAATTTTATAAGGAATAACTTTAGTTATTTCAGCAGAGCGATAAGGCTTTAATTTCACAGCAATGTTAACAGTCTCACCAGGTTTAACGCTAGTTTTATCAGGCTTAGCCTCAATAATTGTAGCGGTTTTTCTATTACCTTCAATTTCCACTTTAACCTTTACATCAATAATATCAACAGTATTAAACTTGTTATTGCTAATAATATTCATTATATCAAAAAACTCTGCTACCGCCAGTTGTCCAATATCCTGTAAATTATAAAACATATTTTCTCTAACAATTGCACTGTTTTTATCTTTAATGCCTCTTGTTAAAATTTCAAACTGAATTTTAGCACTACCCGGACCACTGCGATCAATTGTTTTATCAATAAAATTATACAAAACACTGGTCGATACCGCTGGTGCTATTTCTTCATCATAAGCAATTTGTGCCGAGTAATTTTTTTGCAAATCTAAATCTTTGTCATAAACTTGAACTCTCAGTGGGATAATATATGGCATTTGTCCAATTTTACCGGCAATCCCCATATTCCGATCTTGATTAATCAGCCCCCAAGCATAGCCTGGTTCACCAATTTTAAAGCCATTATTAAGGCCACTGGCAGTACCAATAATATTGGCCGCACTCATAAAGTAGCTAACATTGCCCCTTCTTAAAAAAGGATGGCCAAAGGCTAAAACTTTATTGCCCTCGACTGCAGTTACCGTACCAATAGCGGCTAAACTAAGATCACCTCTAACAATCTCACTAGCAATCGCACTACCCGCTTCCAACTTTATAGCTTGATTTTTATTATTGTTACCACCAACACTATTGCTAACACCATAAGCTGAAATAGCAAACGGTTTTAGTTTTTCATTCAATAATTCTAAACCTGCCGGGGTAAAGCCACTTGCCATCAATGGTCCGCTTAACGAAGTTGCTCCGGTTAAGGTCGTAGTAGCTATTTTATCAGCATTCTTATCAAGTTTAAATAAATTACTTTGCCTAATATTTTTTTCATCCGGCAAATTCCACAGTTTAAGCATTTCCCTAATCGGCGTAATAATACAGAGTTTATTATCAATATCTTTCCAACCGCCAGAAATCGCTCCAATCAATTTTCCATTAATATAAACCGGACTACCACTCATGCCTTGTAAGACACCACCGGTTTGATCAATAGTAGCGCCAGAAACTTTCGCTAAAATATAGCCTTCTTCTTTTGGTGATTCATTTAACACGCCAACAATTTCTACTGAAAATTCTTCAATTGCACTTCCCTTAATAACAGTTTTTGCAACTCCAACCATTCCAGCCTGAATTTCATTGGTTGGCATAATACTCATCGCATTGGTTATGCCAATTTGTGTTGAAAATATCGCCAGTAATATTACTAAAATTTTTATTATTCGCACTAATTAAACACCCTTTCTCGTTATTTTTGTTGAGGTTCAATTCGCGCTACAATAGTTCCACTATTAATTTGTTCGCCAACGTCTACCAAAACTTCTCTGACTATGCCATCAGTTGTCGCTCTTGAGGCTGTTGCTGTGCCCGCTAAAGTTGAAACTTTTACTAACTCAGCCCCTTCTTGTACCGAGGCTCCAACACTTATTTTGCTTACTACTTTTCCTGCTAAAACTGATTTTTGATCCAACAAGCTACCAGCCAGTACTGTATATATGCCAAAAAGAAACATAAATAGCACTGCCATTATATAAATTCTCTTTTTATGGAGCATATTAAACACCCCTTTCTTATAATATCTTCCAATTCAATTATACATCATTGCTTGACAATATCAAGATTTTACTTTTTTACAATTGCCAATGCTGTCGTAACCTTGCGTTCTTTACCATCCGAAGGTTTATTGATAATATTATTATTTATAACCATTTCACTAGAGCCCCCACCATCAAAGTTAAGAGCCTGCACTGCACCGTTTTCTTGCATAAACAATGCCAGTTCCAGTAAAGTCATTCCGGCACTATGGCTCTGGCGACCATCAACCACCACCAACAAAATGTGATTATCTTTAGTCAAACCAATTGCCGTCCGCGGTGCTTTACCACCCGCTACATCACTACCAAACTGTTCTTGTTTAATGGAAATATAAATGCTGTTATTTTTAATCAGCATCGGTCCTACCCCTACAATATTATCGATTTTATTCCAGACTTCATTAATACTTTCATTTATTTGGATGATATCGCCTACTTGAACAGTATTAAACTGCTCCATTGCCGTTCCATGCACTGATAGAACGACCTGTCCATCACGCAATGATGAGTTGTTATTGTTTATCGCAATGACCTTATTATCTTGTAAAATATATTCTTTGCCAAATACATTAGTGTTCGTGCTGCTATCATAATATTTATTATAAATAACAACGCCATTTTCTCCGCGTTCGCAATTAATTCCTGTTATCGCTAAAATCTTACCATTAGGCAACCTAACCATACCATTATAATCAATTTGTCCAAACAAAAGTTTATTATCAGGCAATAAGCCTACTGCTGATCTTGTTAAGCCAGCTGCACTAATGATTTTACCATCAATTTTTGTTAATCCTAAAATCTCTCCATTTTTATTAAAATAAGACGCATTAATGGCCGCCAGCGCTTTGTTTCTACTACTCATAGAACTTACCGTCTCTAGACCAGTGATCATTTCATTAGATAAAATCGGCTTCAATTTATAATTTGCTGTTGGTGCAATATCAATAATATGGGCAGTGATATTGCCTTTTTCATTACTTTTAATAATTGTTTTATGTTCTACTCCTGGAGCAATATTTTCTTGCAACTTTTGTTCATATCCCTTGATAATATCAATATAAAATCTTTCGGGATTTTTAAGACTATTAACTTTATAGGCAACACCATAATTCAAATCAATAATAGCGGTAGTTGCTCCGCCACTTTCAGTAACACTAATAGTTTTAATCGCAGCATCATTTAGTCCTACTGTTTTAATTTTACTTAAATTTACGGTATTGCTAAAAGATATTACAATTCTCAACCCATTATTTAAAATATTGATTTTATATTCTGGAACTTTATCGCAATCAAAAACAATCCTTGTCGCTGCCGGAGTTTGACTAAATCTAATATTGTTGATTTGATAAGAAGGCGCCGCTAGTACCAGCCCCTGCCACAATAATTGTAGTGATAACAATATTGCCATTATTTTATGATAATTTTTCATTAACTACCGCCTCCCTTTAAGTTAAAATACCAGGCTTAAAGCCTGGTATCAATGGTGTTTTTATTTTTTTTCGAACTTTCCTCAAAGGATAGTTGTTTATAAAGAACATCTGCTAAACCAACGCCACCGGCTTTAGCCATATTTTTAGTCAATTCTTCATCTAACATTGACTGCATTATTTTTTCCGCTTGTGTTTTAGGCAATAACCCATCTTGCTCATTCACCGATTTTCGCATTTCACCATACATAAGATTTAAAAACATCGCTTCAAACTCAACACAAGCACCTTTTAATTTTTTTTGGCTACTATTATCGCCAGTCGCTTCTGCCATTTTCTTGACAAAATCGCTATTAGCTTTATTTTTGGCAGTTTCGACCGAACCTGCCAGACCCGGTGATGTTGATATTCCATTAATTTGCATAAATACACCTGCTTTTAAATAATCTCTAAGTCCGCATGCAAGGCTCCAGCAGCCTTCATTGCTTGTAAAATGGAGATAATATCCCGTGGCGTAGCGCCGACGGTATTAAGCGCTGTTACAATATCACCAACATTGGCGGTTGCCTCCAACACTAAAACATTCGCTTTGGGCTCATCTACTTTTACATCAGTATTTTGAGTTACGACCGTATCACCGCCAGAAAACGGTGGTGGCTGATTTACCTCTTGGGTTTTTGTTATTTTAATGGATAACCCACCCTGAGCAATCGCAACCTTATCAACAGAAATATTACTACCCATTACAATTGTGCCGGTACGTTCATTAATAACTACTTTAGCAATATTATCCGGCGTAATAAATAACTCTTCGATCGAAGAAACAAACCCAACTAAGTTATCACGTTCTTGAAAGGGTATTGTTACATCGACAGTTCCCGGATTAGTAGATCTGGCAATAGCACCATAACGAGAGTTTATCGCGGTAGCAATTCTATTAGCTGTAGTAAAGTCAGGTTTACTAAGCGACAATGAAATACTGCCACCATTTCCCAATT is a window of Negativicutes bacterium DNA encoding:
- a CDS encoding ABC transporter ATP-binding protein, whose product is MIKLVNIKMEYDKKVVLDNINLTVAPGETVAIIGPSGSGKSTLLRLMVGLTKPSAGEIWIENEEISQYKENALNKVRLKMGMVFQYSALFDFLSVGENVAFGLRQHTKLSNKEIQAIVKEKLRVVGLVGKEDFMPNQLSGGMKKRVSLARAIAINPQIILYDEPTAGLDPIMSAKIDKTIMNTQKIIGGVSVVVTHNMASAFAIADRIIMIYEGKIIAEGSTAAIKESDNDIVQKFIGDYKNIKQLVHENEVLEIED
- a CDS encoding ABC transporter permease, producing MRLLEGIGSFVLEILEYIGSIVLLLLETVYHFKKRPNIKHIFQQMAHLGADTLPIVLLTILFTGMVLTLQTAHEFIKYGAQSSVGGVVAIAMGRELAPVLTGVVTAGRVGAAITAEIGSMKVTEQIDALKVMATNPVAYLVVPRLIACVLMLPLLVVFADMIGTFGGYLVATLYADINSLTYFQSIKVFTVVNDVTGGLIKGAVFGAIIALVGCYKGLTAPNGAVGVGKATTGSVVNSIIAIFILNYFLSLILYR
- a CDS encoding peptidase S55 SpoIVB → MRIIKILVILLAIFSTQIGITNAMSIMPTNEIQAGMVGVAKTVIKGSAIEEFSVEIVGVLNESPKEEGYILAKVSGATIDQTGGVLQGMSGSPVYINGKLIGAISGGWKDIDNKLCIITPIREMLKLWNLPDEKNIRQSNLFKLDKNADKIATTTLTGATSLSGPLMASGFTPAGLELLNEKLKPFAISAYGVSNSVGGNNNKNQAIKLEAGSAIASEIVRGDLSLAAIGTVTAVEGNKVLAFGHPFLRRGNVSYFMSAANIIGTASGLNNGFKIGEPGYAWGLINQDRNMGIAGKIGQMPYIIPLRVQVYDKDLDLQKNYSAQIAYDEEIAPAVSTSVLYNFIDKTIDRSGPGSAKIQFEILTRGIKDKNSAIVRENMFYNLQDIGQLAVAEFFDIMNIISNNKFNTVDIIDVKVKVEIEGNRKTATIIEAKPDKTSVKPGETVNIAVKLKPYRSAEITKVIPYKIDKNQPKGVLNLEVRGGGLIPLPVLLLKQQGIDLVTEENKNKTLEKVVADFENSGRNNEVIIDILPPLPEPGQKPNEKVVKKVIKTENKKIEPKATNINDNKVRVSTDYIIENVVETAITIN
- a CDS encoding phosphodiester glycosidase family protein, with translation MKNYHKIMAILLSLQLLWQGLVLAAPSYQINNIRFSQTPAATRIVFDCDKVPEYKINILNNGLRIVISFSNTVNLSKIKTVGLNDAAIKTISVTESGGATTAIIDLNYGVAYKVNSLKNPERFYIDIIKGYEQKLQENIAPGVEHKTIIKSNEKGNITAHIIDIAPTANYKLKPILSNEMITGLETVSSMSSRNKALAAINASYFNKNGEILGLTKIDGKIISAAGLTRSAVGLLPDNKLLFGQIDYNGMVRLPNGKILAITGINCERGENGVVIYNKYYDSSTNTNVFGKEYILQDNKVIAINNNNSSLRDGQVVLSVHGTAMEQFNTVQVGDIIQINESINEVWNKIDNIVGVGPMLIKNNSIYISIKQEQFGSDVAGGKAPRTAIGLTKDNHILLVVVDGRQSHSAGMTLLELALFMQENGAVQALNFDGGGSSEMVINNNIINKPSDGKERKVTTALAIVKK
- a CDS encoding rod-binding protein; amino-acid sequence: MQINGISTSPGLAGSVETAKNKANSDFVKKMAEATGDNSSQKKLKGACVEFEAMFLNLMYGEMRKSVNEQDGLLPKTQAEKIMQSMLDEELTKNMAKAGGVGLADVLYKQLSFEESSKKNKNTIDTRL
- a CDS encoding flagellar basal body P-ring protein FlgI, whose amino-acid sequence is MRKFNIIFLAILLILCSMSSALAQEQSSARIKDIAKVQGVRSNQLIGYGLVVGLAGTGDSNKSLETIQSITNMLKTFGVTVNQSQLQTKNVAAVMVTAQLPPFVNNGDNIDITVSSMGDAKSLQGGTLLQTPLKAANGLVYAVGQGAVSTGGFIVGKSVQKNFVTVGTVPNGAIVERTVETKLGNGGSISLSLSKPDFTTANRIATAINSRYGAIARSTNPGTVDVTIPFQERDNLVGFVSSIEELFITPDNIAKVVINERTGTIVMGSNISVDKVAIAQGGLSIKITKTQEVNQPPPFSGGDTVVTQNTDVKVDEPKANVLVLEATANVGDIVTALNTVGATPRDIISILQAMKAAGALHADLEII